One Clostridium sp. CM027 genomic window carries:
- a CDS encoding ABC transporter ATP-binding protein produces MDNILEIKNLKKSYKDFTLDNLTFNVERGSVMGFIGPNGSGKSTTIKLIMNLIKKDSGDITAFGLDNLNHNKEIKQKIGFVYDENYFYEELNIIEMKNILRPFYKNWNDTLFEKYIKEFELPKKNKIKTLSKGMKMKLSLALALSHNAELIIMDEPTAGLDPVFRSELLDILYSIIQDENVSIFFSTHITTDLEKIADYITFINKGKLVFSQTKDEIVENYGLVKGRKELLDNDTRRGFVSIKETNFGFEALTKDITRARKIFTGRGIIEKASLEDIMVYTVRGNI; encoded by the coding sequence ATGGATAATATTTTAGAAATAAAAAATCTAAAAAAGTCATATAAAGACTTTACTTTAGATAATCTAACTTTTAATGTTGAAAGAGGCTCTGTAATGGGATTTATAGGTCCAAATGGCTCAGGAAAGAGTACCACCATAAAACTTATAATGAATCTTATTAAAAAAGATAGTGGAGACATAACTGCTTTTGGACTAGATAATTTAAACCATAATAAAGAAATCAAACAAAAAATCGGTTTTGTTTATGACGAAAATTATTTCTATGAAGAATTAAACATCATAGAAATGAAAAATATCCTTCGCCCTTTCTATAAAAACTGGAATGACACCTTGTTTGAAAAATACATAAAAGAATTTGAACTTCCTAAAAAGAATAAAATTAAAACTCTATCAAAAGGAATGAAAATGAAGCTTTCTCTAGCCTTAGCTCTATCTCATAATGCAGAGCTTATTATAATGGATGAACCCACAGCTGGCCTGGATCCAGTATTCAGAAGTGAACTGTTAGATATTTTATACAGTATAATTCAAGATGAAAATGTAAGTATATTCTTTTCAACTCACATAACTACTGACCTTGAAAAGATAGCAGATTATATTACTTTTATTAATAAAGGCAAATTAGTTTTCTCACAAACTAAAGACGAAATTGTTGAAAATTACGGGTTAGTAAAAGGACGTAAGGAGCTTTTAGACAATGATACTAGGCGGGGATTTGTAAGTATAAAAGAAACTAATTTTGGATTTGAAGCTCTAACAAAGGATATTACTCGCGCAAGAAAAATATTTACAGGTAGGGGCATTATTGAAAAAGCTTCTCTTGAAGATATTATGGTATATACAGTTAGGGGGAATATTTAA
- a CDS encoding ABC transporter ATP-binding protein, with product MLSNLIELTNINKYYKLKDSKLHVLKDINLTIEQGDFVMIMGKSGSGKTTLLNLLGFLDHFDNGKYAFNGKDVTHLSENERSELRNSYLGFIFQQFHLIDSLTIGQNVELPLLYKEGTDVPKKERAHLVEKYLDTVGLLHKEKQSPSQLSGGQQQRIAIARALINNPYVILADEPTGALDSKTREEIMNILKKLNEENKTIIMVTHDDDLTKYASKVIHLKDGVITKVD from the coding sequence CTGTTGAGTAATCTTATTGAGTTAACAAATATTAATAAGTATTATAAGTTAAAGGATTCTAAATTACACGTATTGAAGGATATAAATTTAACTATAGAGCAAGGTGACTTTGTTATGATAATGGGGAAATCAGGTAGCGGAAAAACTACACTTTTAAACCTTCTTGGTTTTCTTGATCATTTTGATAATGGAAAATATGCGTTTAATGGCAAGGATGTTACTCATCTTAGTGAAAATGAAAGATCAGAACTTAGAAATAGTTATCTGGGGTTTATATTTCAACAGTTTCATTTGATAGATTCATTGACTATTGGTCAGAATGTTGAGCTTCCTTTGCTTTACAAAGAAGGCACTGATGTACCTAAAAAAGAAAGAGCACACCTTGTAGAAAAATATTTAGATACGGTAGGATTGCTTCATAAAGAGAAGCAATCACCTTCACAATTATCTGGAGGACAGCAACAGCGTATTGCAATAGCAAGAGCTCTCATTAATAATCCTTACGTGATTTTAGCTGATGAGCCAACAGGCGCTCTAGACAGTAAAACTAGAGAGGAAATTATGAATATACTAAAGAAACTTAATGAAGAAAATAAAACAATAATAATGGTAACACATGATGACGATTTAACTAAATATGCTAGCAAAGTAATCCATTTAAAAGATGGAGTGATAACAAAGGTGGATTAG
- a CDS encoding AEC family transporter, with translation MELLNAFGSIFSIVIMIAIGWWLTKKNWMDKSGAKLFAKIVINVALPALMISNLMKDFDRAKLLSLGKGIIVPIISIALTYLIGKTFVKVFNVTKNRRGSFSSMFFVSNSIFIGLPVNLALFGSKCVPYVLIYYIVNTTFFWTIGVFEISKDGNGGSNKFASPDTLKRIFSPPLMGFVVAIILILLAIPVPAFLMDTCKYFGNLTTPLSMLFIGNTIYYVNLKGIRFNKDMWGILLGRFIISPLLVVLICKFIPLPQIMKNIFIIQAAMPVMTTTAIVSKSYDADYQYAAIMIALSTLLSLFIIPIYKILL, from the coding sequence ATGGAACTTTTAAATGCTTTTGGTAGTATATTTAGTATTGTTATAATGATAGCTATTGGATGGTGGCTAACGAAAAAAAATTGGATGGATAAGTCCGGTGCAAAGCTATTCGCAAAAATTGTTATCAATGTAGCGTTACCGGCTTTGATGATTAGCAATCTTATGAAGGACTTTGACAGGGCAAAGCTTTTAAGTTTAGGGAAGGGTATTATAGTTCCAATAATTTCAATAGCTCTTACTTATTTAATTGGCAAGACCTTTGTAAAAGTTTTTAATGTTACGAAAAATAGGCGTGGTTCCTTTTCATCTATGTTCTTTGTATCTAATAGTATATTTATCGGATTGCCAGTAAATCTAGCCTTATTTGGTTCAAAATGTGTTCCTTATGTTTTGATATACTATATAGTTAATACTACATTCTTTTGGACTATAGGTGTTTTTGAAATAAGTAAAGATGGGAATGGAGGATCTAATAAATTTGCATCACCGGATACTTTAAAAAGAATATTTTCACCTCCTCTAATGGGATTTGTAGTAGCTATAATATTAATACTTTTAGCTATTCCTGTACCTGCATTCCTAATGGATACTTGTAAATATTTCGGAAATTTAACTACCCCTCTATCTATGTTGTTTATTGGTAACACAATTTATTATGTAAATTTAAAAGGAATACGTTTCAATAAGGATATGTGGGGCATTTTATTGGGAAGATTTATAATATCGCCACTACTGGTAGTGTTAATATGTAAATTCATTCCTTTACCTCAAATCATGAAAAATATATTTATTATTCAAGCAGCTATGCCAGTAATGACTACTACTGCTATAGTGTCTAAATCTTACGATGCAGATTACCAATATGCTGCTATTATGATTGCTCTATCCACGTTATTAAGTCTATTTATAATTCCTATATATAAAATACTCCTTTAA
- a CDS encoding ABC transporter permease has product MSIINLIKTSVYSLKSHKLRVFLTMIGIIIGISSVISIMSVGNGLKVKMNESMADTSANKINVNFEPENVDADLTLIEPFSKSDPYSLKTVAGVEKVEESKDMQGMGGYTSGEAAYFDKKEYIGLEDYDDKEINVKYGRSFKKSENSKKLIILGYKAAEKLFESPEKAIGSGITVNGIIYEVVGVLEKEGAFSLTGETSLISKESKEDMNTETAISSLDVYLKAGEDKNKVFENIKKELIVAHPNLKGEYKLQDPQAATKIFEQIIGYLTAFIALISGISLFVGGIGVMNIMYVSVTERKREIGIRRAIGAKPKSILLQFLIEAIMVTGLGGLLGILFGFIFCKIIGIFMPFPPVMSGESVIGATAISVIIGIIFGIIPAINASKMDPIEAIYN; this is encoded by the coding sequence ATGTCTATAATAAATTTAATCAAAACTTCAGTATACAGTCTAAAATCACATAAATTAAGAGTTTTTCTCACAATGATAGGAATAATCATAGGTATAAGCTCTGTAATATCCATTATGTCAGTTGGTAATGGGTTAAAGGTAAAAATGAATGAATCTATGGCGGATACAAGCGCAAATAAAATAAATGTTAATTTTGAACCAGAAAACGTTGATGCGGATTTAACCTTGATTGAACCCTTTAGCAAATCCGACCCATATTCTCTTAAAACAGTGGCTGGAGTAGAAAAGGTTGAGGAATCAAAGGATATGCAAGGAATGGGCGGATATACATCAGGCGAGGCTGCGTATTTTGATAAAAAAGAATACATTGGACTAGAAGATTATGATGATAAAGAAATAAATGTTAAGTATGGCCGTTCTTTCAAAAAAAGTGAAAATTCTAAAAAGTTAATTATATTGGGTTATAAAGCAGCAGAAAAACTTTTCGAATCTCCAGAAAAGGCAATAGGTAGTGGAATAACAGTAAATGGAATTATATACGAGGTAGTAGGAGTTCTAGAAAAAGAGGGTGCATTCTCTCTAACAGGGGAAACAAGTTTAATTTCAAAGGAGTCAAAAGAAGATATGAATACAGAGACCGCTATTTCAAGCTTAGATGTTTATCTTAAAGCTGGTGAAGATAAAAATAAGGTTTTTGAAAACATAAAAAAGGAGCTTATAGTGGCTCATCCTAATTTAAAAGGTGAGTATAAGCTTCAGGATCCTCAGGCAGCGACTAAGATATTTGAACAAATTATTGGGTATTTAACTGCTTTCATAGCATTGATTAGTGGTATTTCCTTATTTGTTGGGGGAATAGGTGTAATGAATATAATGTATGTTTCTGTAACTGAGCGGAAACGAGAAATTGGTATACGTAGGGCTATTGGGGCAAAACCTAAAAGTATATTACTCCAATTTCTTATAGAAGCGATTATGGTGACAGGGCTTGGTGGTTTACTTGGTATATTATTCGGATTTATTTTTTGTAAAATAATTGGTATATTTATGCCATTCCCTCCAGTTATGAGCGGAGAAAGCGTTATAGGAGCAACTGCAATCTCTGTTATAATTGGAATAATTTTTGGAATTATACCAGCAATTAATGCATCGAAAATGGATCCAATTGAGGCTATTTACAATTAA
- a CDS encoding GntR family transcriptional regulator — protein MNIIISNSSQDPIYEQIVTQIKTAIMNDECSEGDVLPSIRSLAKELRISVITTKRAYEELEKEGFIETVPGKGSYVSGQNKDLIREKRLTAIEEKLAAVIAEGKFLNLSLEELQSMLSLLYTEEN, from the coding sequence ATGAATATTATAATTTCTAATTCATCACAAGATCCAATTTATGAGCAAATAGTAACTCAGATTAAAACAGCCATTATGAATGATGAGTGTTCAGAGGGAGATGTCCTGCCTTCTATAAGAAGTTTAGCAAAAGAACTTCGGATAAGTGTTATAACAACTAAAAGGGCTTATGAAGAGCTTGAAAAAGAAGGTTTTATAGAAACCGTTCCTGGAAAAGGTTCCTATGTTTCTGGTCAAAACAAGGACCTAATAAGAGAAAAGCGATTGACTGCTATAGAAGAAAAACTAGCTGCGGTTATAGCTGAAGGCAAATTTTTAAATTTAAGTTTAGAAGAATTACAAAGCATGCTATCACTACTATATACCGAAGAAAATTAA
- a CDS encoding DNA-3-methyladenine glycosylase: protein MRLIREFYAREALQVAKELLGKTLVHEVNGVKLRGKIVETEAYIGSIDKACHAYGGKHTPRLETLYGMPGIAYVYFIYGMYHCFNVITKEEGIAEGVLIRAIQPIEGLDEMSKLRFKKGYNELTKAQIKNLTTGPSKLCIAMNINKENNKQDLCISELYIEDAVEKEKIEIIEAKRIGIDYAEEAKDFLWRFYIKNNIWVSVK, encoded by the coding sequence ATGAGACTTATTAGAGAATTTTATGCCAGAGAAGCTTTGCAGGTTGCTAAGGAACTTTTAGGAAAAACACTTGTACATGAAGTTAATGGAGTAAAGTTAAGAGGAAAGATAGTTGAAACAGAAGCATATATTGGATCAATAGATAAGGCTTGCCATGCTTACGGGGGAAAACATACACCAAGACTTGAGACTCTATATGGTATGCCTGGCATCGCATACGTATATTTTATTTATGGGATGTATCATTGCTTTAATGTAATAACAAAAGAAGAAGGAATTGCTGAAGGGGTTTTAATTAGAGCTATTCAGCCAATAGAAGGTCTAGACGAAATGTCAAAGCTAAGATTTAAAAAAGGTTATAATGAATTGACAAAAGCTCAAATTAAAAATTTAACCACAGGACCCTCTAAGCTCTGTATAGCTATGAATATAAATAAAGAAAATAACAAACAGGATTTGTGCATAAGTGAACTATATATTGAAGACGCAGTGGAAAAAGAAAAAATTGAAATTATAGAAGCTAAGAGAATTGGAATTGATTATGCAGAAGAAGCAAAGGACTTTCTATGGAGATTTTACATTAAAAACAATATTTGGGTATCTGTAAAATAG
- a CDS encoding efflux RND transporter periplasmic adaptor subunit gives MKKKHIIFLSIIGVIILSGIIAYVVKNNKDSAGKKGKEVALYTIPAKEKIFVNGVVVPEKTENIYRDETKGTINKVSVTNGQVVNKGDALFTYRNSLVTDEIDKGNQEITNANKQKKKLVDKQEEAKQLLEKQKEEAKQQAEQAGVDPAAMGASAAAGTEAQISGYSDQIDAVQAQIDTSKGMLKNSKEKEYTYIKAPINGKVILNDSKDMTKPYIVIESTTVYVKGNINEKDQTKVKENQKVDILIFAINKTITGKVKSVGNSPAAPDAAAGAQGATGGASAISYYDANVSLDSQTDVINGFHVQATVKLKEEDMKIPKSAILEEAGKQYVFKVVDKKLKKQAITYKKGVESEVVVLSGLNENDRIAKTTKEMKEGISVE, from the coding sequence ATGAAAAAGAAACATATTATTTTTTTAAGCATTATTGGTGTAATAATACTATCTGGAATTATTGCATATGTAGTTAAGAACAATAAAGATTCAGCAGGTAAGAAAGGTAAAGAAGTAGCTTTATATACAATACCGGCTAAAGAGAAAATATTTGTAAACGGTGTTGTTGTTCCTGAAAAAACGGAAAATATATATAGAGATGAAACAAAAGGAACAATAAATAAGGTTTCGGTTACGAATGGACAAGTAGTAAATAAGGGTGATGCTCTTTTTACATACAGGAACAGTTTGGTTACGGATGAGATAGATAAGGGAAACCAAGAAATTACTAATGCTAACAAGCAAAAAAAGAAATTAGTCGATAAACAAGAAGAAGCAAAACAACTTTTAGAAAAGCAGAAGGAAGAAGCAAAACAACAAGCAGAACAGGCTGGTGTCGATCCAGCTGCCATGGGTGCATCGGCTGCAGCAGGTACTGAGGCTCAAATTAGTGGCTACTCAGATCAAATAGATGCTGTGCAAGCACAAATTGATACTTCAAAAGGGATGCTTAAAAATTCAAAAGAGAAAGAATACACTTATATAAAAGCTCCTATAAATGGAAAAGTAATATTAAATGATTCTAAAGATATGACGAAACCATATATTGTAATAGAGTCTACTACAGTTTATGTAAAAGGAAATATTAATGAAAAGGATCAAACAAAGGTAAAGGAAAATCAAAAAGTGGATATACTTATATTCGCTATAAATAAAACCATAACAGGAAAGGTGAAAAGTGTAGGAAATAGTCCAGCAGCGCCAGATGCAGCGGCTGGGGCGCAAGGTGCTACAGGTGGAGCTTCTGCTATATCTTATTATGATGCAAATGTATCCTTGGATTCACAAACAGATGTTATCAATGGTTTTCATGTACAAGCCACAGTGAAACTTAAAGAAGAAGATATGAAAATACCAAAGAGTGCAATACTTGAGGAAGCTGGAAAGCAATACGTGTTCAAGGTTGTGGATAAAAAGTTAAAAAAACAAGCAATTACTTATAAAAAAGGTGTGGAATCAGAAGTTGTTGTACTTAGTGGGCTAAATGAAAATGACCGTATAGCGAAAACTACTAAAGAAATGAAGGAAGGTATTTCTGTTGAGTAA
- a CDS encoding reverse transcriptase domain-containing protein, giving the protein MKQRFEDFKNGNIDLRNLSPLVYSEENVMLAVRQLSKGKGRMTKGPDGSNYDTIAKTNFIELGMIVKDRLLNKKMDYVKRIYIPKGDGKKRPIGICTIWDKLVEKCIQLVLDPYCETKFVPSSFGFREQVSTHNAIAKVKNQTNVMPYVLSVDMKDYFGTIDPNIMYRELWHMGIHDQVILNYIYRFIKKGYLEAGCKIYDPKGSAQGSIIGPLLSNVYLHRFDVWLRDQGDDWHDKSVNKFHNIDNRRSNMRRTNLKIGIHVRYADDILVLCKSKSDAEKFKYSVTKYLTKNMKLIINEDKTKIYDLKKEKMKYLGYNFKLYQKRSRIRNGKELMVINSLPKDKGNLIVEECCKRLNDIKKIPSYENIMAWNVYIIGLHNYYKGMNEFNKCFGKLGWRIYKRFYNTMEGRIKFITEQKIKNNFRKGTYKSWGKTGYYMLYDIPIVHIEWANWEYKLVSAIKGKICRINPYDYGEKKNHKPGVSLNDIKYLVESAKLSRQASRFSQFRISKYSSLHGLSHISGEVVPVEDYHCHHIVPCNKGGKDDYNNLCILSKEQHIILHSNNRAKLYDVVGKKYHKRVEELISLL; this is encoded by the coding sequence ATGAAACAGAGATTTGAAGATTTTAAAAATGGAAATATAGATTTGCGTAATTTAAGTCCTTTAGTTTATTCCGAAGAGAATGTTATGCTAGCAGTACGTCAACTTAGCAAGGGTAAAGGAAGAATGACAAAAGGACCAGATGGTTCTAATTATGATACCATAGCAAAAACGAATTTTATTGAGTTAGGTATGATAGTAAAAGACCGTTTACTTAATAAAAAGATGGATTATGTTAAACGTATTTATATTCCTAAAGGTGATGGTAAGAAACGACCTATTGGCATATGCACAATCTGGGATAAGCTTGTTGAGAAGTGTATTCAGCTAGTATTAGACCCGTACTGTGAAACTAAGTTTGTTCCTAGTTCCTTTGGATTTAGGGAGCAAGTATCAACACATAATGCAATAGCAAAAGTTAAAAACCAAACTAATGTTATGCCATATGTCTTATCTGTAGACATGAAGGATTATTTTGGAACTATAGACCCTAATATTATGTATAGGGAACTATGGCATATGGGAATACATGACCAAGTAATATTAAACTATATTTATCGTTTTATTAAGAAAGGTTACCTAGAAGCAGGGTGCAAAATCTATGACCCGAAGGGTTCTGCACAAGGTAGTATTATAGGACCATTATTATCAAATGTGTACCTTCATCGTTTTGATGTATGGTTGCGAGATCAGGGTGATGATTGGCATGATAAAAGTGTTAATAAGTTTCATAATATAGACAATAGACGTTCAAATATGAGAAGAACTAATTTGAAAATTGGTATCCATGTAAGGTACGCTGATGACATTTTAGTTTTATGTAAGAGTAAGAGTGATGCTGAAAAGTTTAAATATAGTGTAACGAAATATCTTACAAAAAATATGAAACTTATTATTAATGAAGATAAAACTAAAATTTATGATTTAAAGAAAGAAAAGATGAAATATCTGGGCTATAATTTTAAGCTTTATCAAAAACGTAGTAGAATAAGAAATGGTAAGGAGCTAATGGTAATTAACAGCTTACCAAAGGATAAGGGGAATTTAATAGTAGAAGAATGTTGTAAAAGACTTAATGATATTAAAAAAATACCTAGTTATGAGAACATCATGGCTTGGAATGTATATATTATAGGATTACATAATTACTATAAAGGTATGAATGAGTTTAATAAATGTTTTGGAAAGTTAGGATGGCGAATTTACAAAAGGTTTTATAATACAATGGAAGGTCGAATTAAGTTTATAACAGAACAAAAAATCAAGAATAATTTTAGAAAGGGTACATATAAAAGTTGGGGTAAAACAGGATACTACATGTTGTATGATATACCAATTGTTCATATAGAATGGGCTAATTGGGAATATAAATTAGTGAGTGCAATAAAAGGTAAAATATGTAGAATCAATCCGTACGATTATGGTGAAAAGAAAAACCATAAGCCTGGTGTATCTCTTAATGATATTAAGTACCTTGTAGAGAGTGCTAAATTATCTCGTCAGGCAAGTAGATTTAGTCAATTTAGAATTAGTAAATATAGTTCGTTACATGGATTGAGTCATATCTCTGGGGAAGTAGTTCCAGTAGAAGATTATCATTGCCATCATATAGTGCCTTGTAATAAGGGTGGTAAAGACGATTATAATAATCTATGCATACTAAGTAAGGAGCAACATATCATACTACATAGTAATAATAGAGCAAAATTATATGATGTGGTTGGAAAGAAGTATCATAAAAGGGTCGAAGAATTGATAAGTTTGCTATAA
- a CDS encoding ABC-2 transporter permease — protein sequence MLNLIKKDILIQKKTIIFALLYAILASAFFSPILPKGFGLYVLSPMVITYLFITLAVQYDDKNNSEVILNSLPLKRSDIVIAKYISTFAFGLIGIICSTLVGFIGNTTRLTMFIGSISLLDIVLVTMFTCIFSSIFYPVYFKFGVARMKIFTVLIFLVLFFVPSSLIDYIAKNPNNISVQKFTYFVNNTSSLTQNSLALIIGLIFLLISLMISIRIYNNKEF from the coding sequence ATGTTAAATTTAATAAAAAAGGATATTCTTATTCAGAAAAAAACCATTATATTTGCTTTGCTTTATGCTATTCTTGCGTCAGCTTTTTTTTCTCCAATATTACCTAAGGGCTTTGGTTTATATGTGCTATCCCCCATGGTAATCACATATCTGTTCATAACTCTTGCAGTGCAATATGATGATAAAAACAATAGTGAAGTTATATTAAATAGTTTACCACTTAAAAGATCTGATATTGTTATAGCAAAATATATATCAACCTTTGCATTTGGGCTTATAGGCATTATTTGCTCTACATTAGTTGGGTTTATAGGCAACACCACTAGATTAACAATGTTTATTGGGTCAATTTCACTATTGGATATTGTTTTAGTTACAATGTTTACATGTATATTTAGTTCTATATTTTATCCTGTGTATTTTAAATTTGGGGTTGCTAGAATGAAGATATTTACTGTTTTAATATTTCTGGTATTGTTTTTTGTGCCATCATCACTTATTGACTATATTGCCAAAAATCCAAATAATATTTCAGTACAAAAATTTACTTATTTTGTAAATAACACCTCTAGTTTAACACAAAATTCTTTAGCTCTAATAATAGGATTAATTTTCCTTTTAATTTCTCTAATGATCTCTATACGTATTTATAATAATAAAGAGTTTTAA
- a CDS encoding DUF3793 family protein has translation MGIVELRGLLEIVDGYDDLEYLFSVIIRNAGPTIKKHKTSSLINFSNSNRNLNNIWERYKDEVKAKLDIDYFELKKDITNTFVLFYNKEKIKLSISDNKNMEFLKRFGYNEKMNIKECLLLLGKRFENICPHEIGIFLGYPLEDVVSFVDYPNAKCKMVGYWKVYHDIEKAEIIFNKYDEIKFTIMRLMMKGMKPTELLNKVNQLKQIEEQKRGESIFQYMESKDMYRVQ, from the coding sequence ATGGGAATAGTAGAGTTAAGGGGATTGTTAGAAATTGTAGATGGTTATGATGATTTGGAGTATTTATTTTCAGTAATAATACGTAATGCAGGACCAACTATTAAAAAGCATAAGACATCATCTTTAATTAATTTTAGTAATAGTAATAGAAACTTAAATAACATATGGGAAAGATATAAAGATGAAGTGAAAGCTAAACTAGATATTGATTACTTTGAATTAAAAAAGGATATAACAAATACGTTTGTACTATTTTATAATAAAGAAAAAATCAAGTTAAGTATAAGCGATAATAAAAACATGGAATTTTTAAAAAGATTTGGATACAATGAAAAAATGAATATAAAGGAATGTTTATTGCTTTTAGGCAAAAGATTCGAAAATATATGCCCTCACGAAATTGGGATTTTTTTAGGCTATCCTCTAGAAGATGTAGTATCATTTGTTGATTATCCGAACGCTAAATGTAAAATGGTAGGTTATTGGAAGGTATATCATGATATTGAAAAAGCAGAAATTATTTTTAATAAATATGATGAAATTAAATTTACCATCATGAGATTAATGATGAAAGGGATGAAACCAACAGAACTATTAAATAAAGTTAATCAATTAAAACAAATAGAAGAACAAAAGCGTGGAGAATCTATATTTCAATATATGGAAAGCAAAGATATGTATAGAGTTCAATAA
- a CDS encoding acetylglutamate kinase → MYLFPYDASWMVAQRHITEPRIISEAEVDLRNIMRILWEQHIVWTRMTITSIIKDLPDVDFVTKRLLRNPTDFKLVLKPFYGDEIASQFSELFKSHLVIAAQLVKAAKAGYSKEAADAEKRWYANADEIAVFLARINPYWSQENWKTMLYEHLAMTKAEAIDILTNNYERSIAVYDEIENQALKMADVMAEGIVRQFSK, encoded by the coding sequence ATGTATTTATTTCCATATGATGCATCTTGGATGGTGGCGCAACGGCACATTACTGAGCCTAGGATAATAAGTGAAGCAGAAGTAGATTTAAGAAATATTATGCGGATACTTTGGGAACAACATATTGTCTGGACGAGGATGACCATAACAAGCATAATAAAAGATTTACCAGATGTAGATTTTGTTACTAAGCGACTTCTTCGAAATCCAACAGATTTTAAGTTAGTATTAAAACCTTTCTATGGGGATGAAATTGCTTCTCAATTTAGTGAGTTATTTAAAAGTCATCTTGTCATCGCCGCACAGCTTGTTAAAGCAGCCAAAGCTGGCTATAGTAAAGAGGCAGCAGATGCTGAGAAAAGATGGTACGCAAATGCAGATGAAATCGCAGTTTTCCTTGCTAGAATCAATCCTTATTGGTCTCAAGAAAATTGGAAAACAATGTTATATGAACACTTGGCAATGACTAAAGCAGAAGCAATCGATATACTTACCAATAATTATGAAAGAAGCATCGCAGTATACGATGAAATTGAAAATCAAGCCCTAAAGATGGCAGACGTTATGGCAGAGGGCATTGTTAGACAATTTTCAAAATAA
- a CDS encoding flavodoxin: protein MKNVVIIYWSGTGNTEAMAVGIMEGAKNVDANVRLLNVNDAKVEDVINADGVALGCPSMGSEQLEESEMEPFIESIASAISGKNTILFGSYGWGNGEWMEDWQERMETYGANIIVDGLIINNDADKEGIERCKEIGALLSKK, encoded by the coding sequence TTGAAAAATGTAGTTATTATTTATTGGAGCGGAACAGGGAATACAGAGGCTATGGCAGTAGGGATTATGGAAGGGGCAAAAAATGTAGATGCAAACGTTAGACTACTTAATGTGAACGATGCAAAAGTAGAGGACGTAATAAATGCAGATGGAGTAGCTTTGGGATGTCCATCTATGGGCTCAGAGCAGCTTGAGGAATCAGAAATGGAACCATTTATTGAGTCAATTGCGAGCGCAATAAGCGGAAAAAACACTATTTTATTTGGTTCTTATGGATGGGGCAATGGAGAATGGATGGAGGATTGGCAAGAGAGAATGGAAACATATGGTGCTAACATTATAGTAGATGGGCTTATAATTAATAACGATGCTGATAAAGAAGGTATTGAAAGGTGTAAGGAAATAGGTGCGTTATTATCAAAAAAATAA
- a CDS encoding helix-turn-helix transcriptional regulator, with translation MKNLLNHTELVLSIGNNNLETANAIYIKKINILLSSSSSPDELKKLIYSINIFIYTYFCINNSIPLEDLCYKNLKLMDTCHLKEDLISLGEKIIKSYTEVINNGKKASENEIVNNALAYIHSNIEKKITLEKVATHIHISSNYLCYLFKVNTGFKFCEYINIYRINVAKDILDNSSYPLDVISTKSGFNSQSHFCTTFKKYVSVSPNEYRKRTY, from the coding sequence ATGAAAAATTTACTCAATCACACTGAACTGGTCTTAAGTATTGGAAATAACAACTTAGAAACTGCCAATGCCATATATATAAAAAAGATAAATATACTTTTATCTTCATCGAGTAGCCCAGATGAATTAAAAAAACTAATATATTCAATTAATATCTTTATATACACCTATTTCTGTATTAACAATTCAATCCCCTTGGAGGACTTATGCTATAAAAATCTTAAGCTAATGGACACTTGTCATTTGAAGGAAGACTTAATTTCTTTAGGAGAAAAAATTATTAAAAGCTACACGGAAGTCATTAATAATGGTAAAAAAGCATCAGAAAATGAAATTGTAAACAATGCTTTGGCCTATATTCACTCAAATATTGAGAAAAAAATAACCTTAGAAAAAGTTGCAACTCACATTCATATAAGTAGCAACTATCTATGTTATCTTTTTAAAGTGAACACCGGTTTTAAATTTTGTGAATATATAAACATATATAGAATAAATGTGGCAAAAGATATCCTAGATAATTCCTCTTATCCTTTAGATGTGATTTCTACTAAATCCGGGTTTAATAGTCAAAGTCATTTTTGTACCACCTTCAAGAAATATGTAAGTGTTTCACCTAATGAATATAGAAAAAGGACATATTAA